AAAATTGTTGTCTGTGAATATCCATGGAAACacaaaatttctgaattttgcTGGATGCAATGTGCACCATATCTTTTCAATATAACATCATAACTCTTGAGACACTGTTTAAGGAAGTTTTACATTCCTTCATTTCAACAGAGTCAAATTTCCACGTGTGGTTCTATGGGTGAAAATGTACAGCAGGGTGAAAATGTACAGCAGGAATATATTCACCGTTTTCAAATATGTACTCAGGTTGATGGTGCACATTTTGAACATTCATATAAAAAAGACGTAAATTtgagatttaaaaatatttttaaatcctttttttgttccttttgaaaaaataacggtGACCTTCATTGTGCGCGACAGCGCCTCTactgaaataacaaaaatggcCACATTTGATGACACTCTTCGCACCGTGCAACTTTTGTCTGAAACATGTTTTCGTGACCGTGATCattatcgaaatattcaaCGTGGTCAAGTAGGTGAAACACCGTGTATATTCGATAAAATCCTTTTATATCACGCGGTGCGGAAATGGGGGTTTCGTAAgcgtaatataaaatttcgtataacacgcgtacgaaaaactttttcgtcctaATGTTATAATGTACTATTATTTCATCGCTAATAGAGCACTTTTTCATACACTGGAAAGGTATTTATTAGTCATTCTTCTATCTTCAAACGCCCTGTTACTTTTGGTATAAGTTATAtagcattttttcaaatatcgggACTATCCCATCTCTTAATAATTTGTTTATCATACTTAACAAAACGCTCTTATTAAGATATAACTGGGTagatagctcgaccaaaaattatatctgattggaatttccgtacttcgtgatgcaataaaaatctgaaaaaattcacaacatCTGGAAAGcaatgaacaacaattatcaataataatattgcccaaaagttaataacaaattgtttaaacaattaattattcaataattttgctgtgaactattgtttttttttaccaatcaaatgtgtgtatttttccgaatgctcatgaattttttcagaattttcgtggatttttgaaatttcttgaaaaaattttgaaaaaaaatttaaaaaatttgaattttggatatgttttagaagacatatttaccatcagttttgaaaagtctcaaggttactggatcaaaaatgtacaaatagagccgcttaaaaaatttaaaaaaggaaatttcaaaaatccacgaaaattctgaacaaAATCAtaagcattcagaaaaatgtgcACATTCGATTCTTAAAGAAAACAAGGgttaactgtaaaattgctaaaaatgatttatttaaacaatttattaataacttttgggcaatattattattgataattgtagttcataactttccaaatgttgctgaattttttcagatttttattgcatcacgaagtacggaaattccgatcaggtacaatttaacggctgggctatccatccagtaataccttaatTCCTTGGCAAATATTTTTGAGGATCACTatacggagagacttttatagcaaaaattactatgtttttatagtaacgtcggaccacattgatattataataataatcgctacagagtgtgtcaaataatgcaaaagtttggggaaccattatcAAAGTCCGTAGTAAaaacgcgctgtactatatcaaaaatgagcaccgagcgaattttgatcaaaaatatagtaaataatgaattgatttgatgaaaatttaggagataacatagcagtcgtttctgtgtgctatacgaaaaatgacatagtttcgtattttccctatcaccgcactgaattttgctcaataacatagcaaaattcatgcgcccaccaattatatgaggcgttgcgaatataaacaagaaaattaaccagtggcactgtagtaaaatttcaagcaatttgtccagtacaattgaccaatttttaacatttcgccaaagacacgagtgacattcagatatcgatacatcgttcgatgtaagaatgtagcaagcagacctaaattttgcctgtcgtacatagtaaaatttgagagaactactttcggcatcaaaattactatacactttggtgaaatgtaatagaatggcgatatagaacagcgctACTACAAAACATGGCAAATTTTTCTagtaaatttattcaaaatattcgtataaaagtctctccatGTACAGTCGTAACATCAGACTGTCCTTTTTGTTATCCAATTTATAGATTATTTCGTTGagtttattttctttaatGATTTTGAACTGGTCGAGGTTATTATATACGGATCGTTCATAACTTTCTACATAAAACATTAAGTTCAATTGAGATTCTATACGGGTTTGTAAACTTGACTCCATGAGTTATATTCCAGAATTACTTGTCTTTttcactgctttttttttaatttttcaccatttttttcaagttctttcaCATTTGTgctatattatatttttatttatctatgGTTCCCCGGTAATATGGTGTTTTATTAATACGAATTGTATCCATTACTTTATTTCTTGTTCTTTCTATGAGATTTCCAAACAGTATCATCATTTGTATTTATTGCATTTCTTCATAGATAATTTCTACGCTTTATTTTACTACGAGTATTCTCATTGAACCATGGCTTATCCATGATCTAGGctaatgtttatttttttattttttattaatacctAGCACAGCTTCTTTCATAGTATTCGATGCGCTTAAAATGAAGTCCTTTGTAATATTATTGGTTAATTCTTTATCATACGTGTCACTCTTTATATTTATGTGAAAGATCTCTTAAGAGCGTCAATCTTTTGTtttaaacattatttttttttctgcttatcAACTCAATCCTCTTGAAAATAGATTATcactttatcatttttatcgatgTCATATTGGGGTgcagaataataaaaaaatagaagaaaatattcaagaaaatattaatacttataaaacaataaagaaaatatttattatagagaaaatatttatttagcaAATATGCAAATTACTCATGTTCaccattttatttaatgatgaaaaataatttgtcaaATACAAAACTCACAGCTTCATCTTTACTCGTGGAATCTGTTTTCGTCGATCCTCTATCTTGAACCAATTGTAATTCTTTGATCAAGGCATAAGCATAGGCAAGATGCTTTATGAGAATGAGCTCCGCGTCGCCTTATCGATTGACTAGACAATTTTCCGTGTTGTCTGGTGCTTTAGTTAATTCCCGTGATTGATTGTGTTCATTTAATTGATTTTACAGCTCTTCGTCGAAAATGTTAGCTTCGAGACGATGACTCTTGAATTGTCTTTTCAAATCGTCGTTTTCACGCATCAAAAAATTAACTGTGAAGTTAATTGTCTTCACATTTTCGGCTAACTCAATCCCATCCGTGTATGTGAAACATTTCTTGTAATTCGATTACTGCGGATTTGACTCGCATGTCGCAATATACctgaaaaaacaattcattCTCATTAGATAAACAAATACCATCGATCATTGTGATTATaagtgaataaaattttactttatttttcgtaattctCTGTCTGCTTTTCTCTGGAGACGTTTTATCCTTCAGTATTTGTCCTCTAAACATTTCTTCGGTTGGTGTTTTGTCACACTCACAACATGGATTATAGGTTATGTTCGCCAAGCTGCGACGGAATTTTGACAACATTTGatttattcatttctcggAAAAACAATGATCAAACAACCGTTCTAACAATTCATTTCTCGGAAAAACAATGATCAAACGATCGTTCTAACAATATTATTTGTTTCAAACaaatcattttgaataaattaaaattcgtctaatttttaaaaaaggtgCGGCTAATTTAAAACTTCTTTAAATTGTTTCGTTTGtttgtcaaaaaatattatcaaacGTTTTAATTGATCGAACATTCACAAACAATCATAATAAATTTAACATGAAGGCAAAAGTCAAAATTGAGCGGCCAATTTTATATAACTCTTACAACTCCTCTACGGCCGTATTCCAAAACTTGCTGCCAGCGTTAGCCGTTTTCCATTCAAACGGCACTGTACCGCACTTGAGACACAGTGCTGTGATATTCTTTTGAGACACAAAAAATTGCTGTGCCCGAGCATGCCACACGGTGTTGTGATTAGAACACTCGACTCGGCCGTCAAACCTGGAACAAGGTATCCCACGGAAAGGTTCCGtgtattttttacatttttgatcAAGTGACATAAAAGTGACGGTGTAAAACGAAATAGTGtcagttaaataaaaaataaatgaaataattaaaacCTCATTGACTCAAAAGAACATCAAGAatgtaaatatttataaacagtgaaattgaagaaaaagccAAAAATGGAATCATTAGTAATAACCGGTCAATCTCAATGATCGAGCAATGAGCAATtcaacgataaaataaatattaataaaaaatcaaattacaTCATTTGATGTATAAAATGACGCATTGAATTCTCCCCATTTCCATATCTTTCGAAACTAATCAAGCTTACAAGAGGGGTATAATAAAGAgaggaggggaaaaaaatataaacataaACACACGACATAGCGTTTTTGCTTTGGGAGATAGAACAAAGGATGTGATTCACAGTCTCGGTGTGCTTTGGACTTTCCTGAATCACTTATTCTATTTCCTTCTCCTTTACTTAACAACACTGCATAATCTTTCACTTCAGAATAAATTCACATTCAAAAACAaattacatatatataaaggaGTTCACACCaacttgaaaataaaacgactCTAGCTCTAAGCGGTTTCTTACTAGTGGTCAGGTTAGCTTTACGGATCTATACGTGACGCTAGCCAAATTGGAAGTAGAATAAGAATTGGAACACTCAAAACTGAGCACATTGCAGCACTGTGCTCGTCTGTGCTCTAATTGGAAAGCACCCGGTAAGCCTTATACGAAAGCACGTAACGCAGAACTGGCAGTAGGTTTTTGAACACGGCCTATACTGGAACACTGGAACGCTGATTTCCATAAGGTTCTAATGGGCTCCTCCGTTCCGACTTCCGATACAGAAAGCAGTAGTAAAGAATCGTGTTCTTTTCTCGCTGTGCACACGTGCATTTGTTATTGTACAGTGTGAACAGAAAATCTTTTCTGCCGTGTAACACTTCAACGTTAGTTCTCGCTGCCAGCTAATTTTTCTGGTGGACTGTAACGACAAAGACAGCTGTTCACACTGTGACTATTTCTCTTGAAACGCCGAGTCAGCGTTCCAGTATTAGTAGAGTCGTAGAGTTCAGTAGACGCCATGCTTGTTCACGCTATTTTGAGGTTAGACGACACTGGTACTTACCCTACACGAAGCAACGTCAATGTGAAGAGGATGCAACGTATGTTTTTAAACAGGTTTCACAGTGATACCtacgacgaaaaaaacttttggcgCTGGGTTGTCGTCGTGCTTGTGGGATGCACGGATATAAAAGTTTTCAATAGAGCTACCTACTGAAGCCTAATTCTGGGAGACATATATATTTCTCGAATGTCGCTCGAAATTTAGTGCACCTCGATTTCCGTATCACACCAGAATTGGCACGTGTCGAAGCAACGTATTGGCCAATAGCGAAACAATTTAGAGACAATCCTGATTGAAATTTGTGGCGTGCATATTTAAGTTTTGAAGAACTATTAAAATtgagatttaaaaattgatatagtggaaatttcatttttagaaACTTGGTTTCAGAATAATTATAAAagttttgggaaaaaataaatattaagcATAAAAACATGAAGTTATAAAAATTACGGGTTTCCGAAGAAGTCAGTTTTTAATAACtaaatcattttaaaaaaatcataaaatatgtcaatcatttttctcataGCGTACGTTATAATAGTATTTAGAAATGAGTTGGTTTATTTCATAACTGGTGAGGGCTATCCTGCTCAAAAGCAGTTTTTGGAGTTCTTCGTTTCTCAACTCTCGCTctttaacccttagtgtgcatccggggtcaggttgaccccaaCATTTTTCCTCACATGAATAACATTTACAGATGAGCATCTCATAAGTAGAAGccataatattaagaaatcgttatcccctctctaaaagtagggagcatagccacttcatactccaaaataaataaactttttggaacggttggaaagtggactatttttcccttaaagcatggacccctgtctgtaaaactctgtaaggatttttttaaaaactcaaaatttaatttcttacgagagatttaaccgaaaaagtgctttttacgtgcactatcaactttgagcacgttttttaacaatgaaaaaagatttttttggaaatccgactttgcagccttaaagttggatcgattcactgcaaaaagtgactaaaccttttattccgaaaagcgcatagttaccgagatattccATGTCAAAAATTACCTGGGGTCAAAGTGATcccatgtgcacgaaatgtctcgctgtgaaggtgtgcacactaagggttaactACGCTATAGCTATTTGACTAGCGAAAATTTGGAGTCTCAAGTAAACGGAGAGTTGAGAGTCCTaatgtttccatttttttttaaatttcattattattaaaaaagataaaaatacagCACTTCAGTTGAGCGACATTTTGCTGAATGGCAATTTGGATTGGTaaatccattatttttcgaaattgttatGAGTCGCATCTAATTCATTTATGACCTTTTTCAACATTGTTATTATAACTCACTTATaacctttttcaaaattgttattAGTTACATCTAAACTCATGTATAAACTTATTCAAAAATGTTATTGGTCATATCTAAAAATTCAGTGATAAGCTTTCTCAAAGTTGTTATTAGACATATTTAAACTCACATAACCTCACTTTTGCCAGtcagtatatttttttacatatatagatatatctcACATTTAATTTCGCATGTGGAAATTCAGTCTCGCATGGGTCATACCCACTCGagatttttcgttcgaaattttGTCATCTCAAACCACTCGAGACGTCTCGAGAATACTGTTTATACGGTTTCTCGACTCGCATATGATATCTCGTGCGACATCTAGGGTCGTTTGACTTGAGAATCGAGCCCATACTAAGATCAATGACATCGCTCAGGGATCGGTGTTTGAATCGTCAGTCGGTAAAAAATTGAACCATCGTTGATGCGTGTGACAGATGGGAATGTAAGAGGTTTTTTAGCTCAGATGTGAATGACTCTCCCATATGTCAAGTCAAAATCTAAATATCTGATCCCTTATACCAACTTTCCCTGAGTTGTTCCAACTTCGAACCATAGCTGTAATGAAAGTTTCtttattgagataaaaaatttgtttacataaaaaaaaaaatacaaattttgacaatgaATTTGGCAAATTTAAATCACGATCAATGATACATCAAAATATATgataatggaataaaaattcattgaaatgtATTAAGCAAAATCACTTGAACGTCAAAGGAtaataaaacatttatttaaaagtaaaagtacaagaaaaaagaatgataaTCGCTTTAACCGTAAAATGCTTATCACacactaacgaaaaaaactaaagggcccaaaaaattttcctAATTTTTAGTGATGTTTTAAAATGCTTTATCACAGTGAAAAATAGTCGTatcgagatttgaaaaaaagtattttgaagCTTAATGTTTCTTGTTTCATGATCTTGTGACAAAAAATGATGTGGAGCTACTCGTTCTGCGCAATTTCGAGAAgtagtgtgagaaaaaaaatttgaaaatttgtatattttttttctcaatcccgcgagcttggaattttttttttctaagtaATCCATGGCATGGATCGGATAGCTTGTTTCTtcagcttcaatttgctttcTTTGAAACCTTAGTACGACAATTTTTTGCTGAAATGTTGAACTTAAAATGAAATTCCTTTTTAGGCCAGGCGTCAGGGCGTTTGAGCAGCGTCAATTTTAACTTCaatcagaaaaaatattatattacaaCGGGAATCAGTTCATTTTATACCTCTTTTGAACATACTAAGTTTTCCCCCTCTTCCAACCCCCGGAACGGCCGTCATTTTGGCAAAATAACTACAAAAAAACGGTTTATCACCAATATATGTGTTCCGAGTGGTTTTACGGCTAAAAAGTTCatatcaaaattgaaaataattaaatttcctACCAAAAAggttttgtactttttttttcctagggttaATATTTTCAGAGTTACAGCTATTCAAAATCACGCATCTGGTCAAATTAACTTACTGCATGTCGCTATGCCGTATTATTGTCTGCTTCGCTCACTACAATGCTTGATTTTCCCATTCCGATTTTATCACGAACGATGGTTTACTTCATTCTTTCAGTTGACgtcttcatatattttttttcttcgacacCGAAGATCCTCAGCCTATTCCTTATAATCTGAACCATTATCGACTTTTCCAGCTTGGCTTGATGGGTCATCTATGAAGTTGACAGCGTTTCCACAAGATTGTCCTCGGCACTCGAAACAAATTACGGCACATCGTAATCTGGCTTTTCTACACCCACATGCCTTCTTACAGCCTTTGGCACATTTACAACTTAATATTTTTGAGAATTCTTGTGGAATACGTTCATGTTCCATGTTCCCCATGGAAGGGGAACGAAAAGTAgacacgtatatatatattgttgaagaaaattttcgatcgtgAAATACATAACACCTTCTAATTTTTACAACTGCATTTTTTTAAGCCTTTTCCCaatgtaaaaaatcaatcgaggaaaattaaaattttgcaCACATTATTGCACAAAGATTTCAATAAGTCGATAGCCGAAAGATatggaatttaaaaaagaatCTGGCATCCTTTTACAAACACAATCTCATCTAACGACGATAAACAACTTTCCAGTTATTTCTTAAACAATTTTCCTCTCACACGATCATTTTACCACTTCCCTATTCTTTTTGAGAACAACGCTTTACTTATCAATATTCTTAACCGTTTTCAAACGATGaaatatttctatttgttcgCGAATAgccgaaaaattaaaattttaggAGACGAATTATATGTTATGATTATATATTTGCGGCATTAATCAACTGTAAATTACAAACACAATCTGACTCGTGACGAggttttcatttgaaatcaGTCTACTATAAACTATAGAATAATATATATTCTATAAACTATAGAATAGACTATATAAATAAACTAGAGAACTGACCGAGCAGATAGTCGGTATATATGTATGGATAGATTTACTCGCTATGGTAAGTTTTTCGTCGGGTACGGGTGATTCTACTCGAAAAGTACAGCTGATAGAGAATGTGGGCGTCCGAGATTCGAGGAAATATCGAGCTGCTACGATTAAGATTAGCTCTATGGGCAAGTTACACGGTTGTACATTTGGGCCTGGTGTCGAATTGCCACAGTTGAAGAGTTGCAACGAAAGGATATCGAGCAGGCCGGTGGGCATGGTGGGGATGACTGAGCCTTACGGCGCGAAAAGTGGGGATACGCGAATGTCAGGGAAATGGCAGGGTATTGGGCATCCATCTCTCATAGTAATTCTCCACCTGTAGCAAGTCTATTCTGTTTCAAGTGTGGATCGTGTCAATTGTACCCAGAGCTCGCTTATCTCCATTTTTTGCCTTCTCTATAAGAAACGAACGGGGCAGCAAGTCCCCATTGTGTCAATCATCCCGGCGGACACTTCGCCACCGTAGTAAGCTGGTATTCGCTCCGTGCAAGTCCTTGGAGGGGATAAGCGAATCTACCCCAGCGCCGGCGGTGGGGAAAAGGAACAATAATCCTGGAAGTTTTCCGTACGACTAGCATTGTGTTATTTAAGGTAATTCTATTGCCACGCTTagttcataaaatttttaaaaaaatgttgtatgcTACTGTACTTAAATCTTTAATAAAGGGCTGTGTAAAATTTCAGGGTCGGTTATCTACCTAATTTtagagaaattaattattaaaattggtgGTTGTTGTgaaggaatttcaaaatggcatATACAAAAACCTAACTTTCGGTTGCTATAAAAGGGTATATTTGCCTAGAAATCcataaaattctggaaaaaaactgcaattcgtATACTTAACACTTGTAGTAATCTAATACTCCCAAAAAAGTTGCCCTTATCGGCCTATTTTTTACGGAATATTAAGTTTAATTTGAACTTCCGGCATTGGATTTCCTTCAACTCGCTATGATAAAGAGATATGACGGTAAGGCAGCATCTGAGTGTAGTCCTAACTTCAATTTGACAGATCAACAGAAAAGAGGTGAAACACTTACGAATGGTCGAGTagaaaaagatggagagaACCGGTGTTGCCAAAGTGAACCTGGGGATACTACGCGAATCGTTGgactgacttttttttcatgtttataattCAGTGCAAACATTCATTTAAAGGATTACATATGGGAACTTTCacttattaaaaataatttttttccatatgtcaaaaatattgataCTATAAATCTCAACTATTCGCAGTGGTATGACTAGACTGAAGCGATAGAATTACCTTAAAAATATGATTATTCTGAAttgtttttaaacattttataaCACCCATTCgtataattcattttgtttgaATATGAGAATGATATATTCATATTCACTGACTATTCGTGGATAACCTAAAATGGATCGTACAAGTGTCATAACATATGTATCAATTATACTAcacttatttatttcattttgaagATAATTTTCGATTAATGACTGTTGATAACTACATatgcttcaaaaaaaaaa
This sequence is a window from Venturia canescens isolate UGA chromosome 8, ASM1945775v1, whole genome shotgun sequence. Protein-coding genes within it:
- the LOC122414918 gene encoding uncharacterized protein isoform X3, whose amino-acid sequence is MFDGRVECSNHNTVWHARAQQFFVSQKNITALCLKCGTVPFEWKTANAGSKFWNTAVEEFLANITYNPCCECDKTPTEEMFRGQILKDKTSPEKSRQRITKNKVYCDMRVKSAVIELQEMFHIHGWD
- the LOC122414918 gene encoding uncharacterized protein isoform X2, producing MRFDGRVECSNHNTVWHARAQQFFVSQKNITALCLKCGTVPFEWKTANAGSKFWNTAVEEFLANITYNPCCECDKTPTEEMFRGQILKDKTSPEKSRQRITKNKVYCDMRVKSAVIELQEMFHIHGWD
- the LOC122414918 gene encoding uncharacterized protein isoform X1 gives rise to the protein MSCVYVYIFFPSSLYYTPLVSLISFERYGNGENSMRHFIHQMMFDGRVECSNHNTVWHARAQQFFVSQKNITALCLKCGTVPFEWKTANAGSKFWNTAVEEFLANITYNPCCECDKTPTEEMFRGQILKDKTSPEKSRQRITKNKVYCDMRVKSAVIELQEMFHIHGWD